The genomic region CTGGGAGACACTGTTACCATGGGAGGGTGGAGCTAGGTTTGCTATGGGAGGAAAGTCAGGAGTCAGGTGACATGCTGAATCAGTCTGACCTACCTGGAGCCTTCAAgatatacaggtaacacacatgcTTAAGGTGGTTTTAGGCTGTGCATAACAACAAGTTGATATAGAGGAGTAATTTAATGGAGTGGGAATGGATGAGCCAGTGTGGGTGCAGCAGATGGCTACTTCTCTGATCATGTGATGACATGATTAACAGGCGCAAATGAGGGAGTGTCTCTGAGGGGCTGTCCTGATTGGGAGAAACCCAGTGAGGAATCTTGGTCAGCCATCTCCCTCCTCACTCGGATACACACCAGCCTTGAGCACCAGACAAATCCACTCACTACCCTGGCCAAGAGGTACACACAACGAAACACGCACACCTCAAATCCACAATAACTGCCCTTAACAAGAGGCAAACACATTTTGCCAATCACAACCTTGACTGTGAGAATGTGTCCCTCTGCCCCTGCAGGCTGGACAGGGAGACCCTGCGGCTGATGGGTTTGTACACCAGCCTGGCCACCATCAGTGCTCAGAGGGAGAAACTGTCCCATGGTGCACTGCTTGCTGGCagccagacaggactgggagacATGGTGAGGCCTTCATGGCAACCACAATGGGAATAAGTCTCTGATGTTACTGTGTCAATGTCATATATCTGCCTTGTTTCCAGgccaaatgctctccagcaaacttcagacgggcctggacatgtactggcttaagcagggggacacgtctggcactgcaggatttgagtccctggcggcgtagtgtgttactgatggtaggctttgctactttggtcccagctctctgcaggtcattcactagctccccccgtgtggttctgggatttttgctcaccgttcttgtatcattttgaccccacgtggtgagatcttgcgtggagccccaaatcgagggagattgtcagtggtcttgtatgtcttccatttcctcataattgctcccacagttgatttcttcaaacctattgcagattcagtcttcccagcctggtgcaggtctacaattttgtttctggtgtcctttgacagctctttggtcttggccatagtggagtttggagtgtgactgtttgaggttgtggacaggtgtcttttatactgataacaagttcaaaaacaggtgccattaatacaggtaacgagtgaaggacagaggagcctcttaaagaagaagttacaggtctgtgagagccagaaatcttgcttgtttgtagttgaccaaatacttattttccaccataatttgtaaaataattcataaaaaaatcctacaatgtgattttctggatttttttttctcattttgtctgtcatagttgaagtgtacctatgatgaaaattacaggcctcatctttttaagtgggagaacttgcacaattggtggctgactaaatacgttttttgcctcactgtagaTCTAGGCTCCGAAACACCAAAATCACACAGATCTGAACTCTGTATtctttgtgtgtgttgtggttcTGTACATCATGTCTACTGCAGCAAAtgaacaggaagtcagtgtgCAGGATGAGAGTGgtcactgtgacacacacactgcaacgaCACAGCtggagacagacagtgtgagacCAGGTGGAGGTTTTGGGCTCGTCTCTGTTCCAGTCCAGCTCGGAGGTTGACCAGCGCCCCACCACTGGCCAGGGCGTCTACTATGTCTGGCTCTCTTAAGGTTTTGTCTGATAATATtgtaactacagtgccttgcgaaagtattcggcccccttgaactttgcgaccttttgccacatttcaggcttcaaacataaagatataaagctgtattttttgtgaagaatcaacaacaagtgggacacaatcatgaagtggaacgacatttattggatatttcaaacttttttaacaaatcaaaaactgaaaaattggcgtgcaaaattattcagcccccttaagttaatactttgtagcgccaccttttgctgcgattacagctgtaagtcgcttggggtatgtctctatcagttttgcacatcgagagactgacattttttcccattcttcattgcaaaacagctcgagctcagtgaggttggatggagagcatttgtgaacagcagttttcagttctttccacagattctcgattggattcaggtctggactttgacttggccattctaacacctggatatgtttacttttgaaccattccattgtagattttgcttgatgttttggatcattgtcttgttggaagacaaatctccgtcccagtctcagttattttgcagactccatcagggtttcttccagaatggtcctgtatttggctccatccatcttcccatcaattttaaccatcttccctgtccctgctgaagaaaagcaggcccaaaccatcatgctgccaccaccatgtttgacagtggggatgtgtggtcagggtgatgagctgtgttgcttttacgccaaacataacttttgcattgttgccaaaaagttcaattttggtctcatctgaccagagcaccttcttccacatgtttggtgtgtctcccaggtggcttgtggcaaactttaaacaacactttttatggatatctttaagaaatggctttcttcttgccactcttccataaaggccagatttgtgcaatatacgactgattgatgtcctatggacagtctcccacctcagctgtagatctctgcagttcatccagagtgatcatgggcctcttggctgcatctctgatcagtcttctccttgtatgagctgaaagtttagagggacggccaggtcttggtagatttgcagtggtctgatactcctccatttcaatattatcgcttgcacagtgctccttgggaagtttaaagcttgggaaatctttttgtatccaaatccagctttaaacttcttcacaacagtatctcagacctgcctggtgtgttccttgttcttcatgatgctctctgcgcttttaacggacctctgagactatgacagtgcaggtgcatttatacggagacttgattacacacaggtggattgtatttatcatcattagtcatttaggtcaacattggatcattcagagatcatcactgaacttctggagagagtttgctgcactgaaagtaaaggggctgaataattttgcacgcccaatttttcagttttggatttgttaaaaacgtttgaaatatccaataaatgtcgttccacttcatgattgtgtcccacttgttgttgattcttcacaaaaaaatacagttttatatctttatgtttgaagcctgaaatgtggcaaaaggtcgcaaagttcaagggggccgaatactttcgcaaggcactgtatgtgataaCTCTGGCTGCATTCCAACCACTTAAAAGacaccctctcccctcagccctcaaattaagtggacacttctgacgAGTTTacacttgcagagcaaggggcGAGGGAGGAAGTCATTTTAAATGGACCGCACTTGCCCGTAAATTCATCCCTCGTTCATCCCACGATGATTGTTTTCAGCCACCTGTAGCTTGTGGGTGCTTTATTTGCGCTACAGTCAGTCATTATGATTGCATGTCTACTTGTATTAACAATACAATTATTATATACATCTACCATATAatagctagcaaattaattagctaactaacAGCCTGTCCAGCTGGAACTTCTGAaggaggattttttatttatttatacaatTTCCCCAAAAGCTAATCAAACAAAAACATCCATACTTTTACGAGACGTGTTTGTGCCCCCATGTGGATTAGCAGCACCATTTCTaatttatttacatttgtttttacttacacgttgtgtatgtgtatgtacttCTCCATATTGACGTTGAGGTTTTAAGTTTTGGCTGACTTTTCTTAGCGAATGTACAATCATCGCGAATTGAATTATAGGGCGCTTCAGGCTGACGTCACCTGACGTGAACATAATTGTACTCGCAATCTCGATCAAAAACAAGAGCTGGGGGCTTACGTTGCGAACTTCCtttgcttggctaatcatttggacgGTTCCAAGGGCATAAGGTTAGGGTGTGTCTTTTATGATTTGAAACGCAGCCTCTGTGTGTTGCAGAAGGAGCTAGTGATAGAGCACtcggagcgttggactagtaaccggaaggttgcaagttcaaatccccgagctgacaaggtacaaatctgtcgttctgcccctgaacaggcagttaacccactgttcctaggctgtcattgaaaataagaatatgttcttaactgacttgtctagttaaataaaggtaaaatctatatttttaaaaagacacctgtcacacacactgagGAGACTCCAACATGGAGCATCAGGAGGCTGAGGGGGCAGGACAGTCCTCCTTTCAATGAGGAACACACTGATGACTTCACTGCTGTGGGAGCCAATGAGAGTGCTTACCTGGGCTCTGTGGGAGCCAATGAGAGCGCTTACCAGGGATttgtggaaggggagagggaggaagtgagagaCAGAGCACTGGGCCATGAGTGGACTTGCTCCTCCTACATCAGACCAGGAGACCCACAAAACCCCACATGCTactctagagagagacagaacgatgTGGAGTGTGATGGAGAGGACATTGGAGCCATTCTctgcaatggagagagagaatgatgcgCGGCCTGTTGGACCTGCAGAGGAaacaaaagagagacagagagactacttGTGCGGCCGGTAGCCTAGCTGTTAAGAGTATGGGACAGTACCTGAAAGGTCACTAGTTTGAAACCCCAATCCGGCAGGGTGAAAAGTCTGTGCCCTTTTCCAATTCACACATATAAATACTTGTACATGTATAAAATAGGAGAACACAATTTATATTACTGAGAGTGAGACAAAggggaagtgggggggggggggtactgagaGTGAGACAGGGGGGGGGAGACAACCactgagggtgggagagagacataCTCTTGTGTTTTTTTAGGAAGAGAGgcacaatgaaaaaaaaaaaaaaaagagagcaGCGTAGTTCTAAAGAGATACTTCCTGTGTCAGGTCCAGGAGCGGCTGTCAATAATCCAGAACAGGAATTCCCATGAGGACCTAATGGGCCTGAGACTGATAGACACCGCACACACAACCTGCCCCATGTAACACACACATAACCAACCACATCTAATATACCCTTTTGTTAGGCATTGGAGGTTGGTGTATAATTCTGAGCTGTACGTCTCTCTCAGGAGGATAAGAAGATCAGACAGAAACTGGAACAGCTGAAGAGGGAACACTCCTATGTCATGCAGTCTAAATGagacagttaacacacacaaGTAATATGTCAGAGATACAGGTAACAAGACAGGTGTCAATTTCCACATCTTGCTCATTCTTTATTCTCCCTCCTCCCAGGAATACAGCAGGCTATAAGGAGCTGCTGGGTCCAGTGGAACTCCACAGCGCAGACAGTTGACACTGCTGACTCACTCAGGCTAGCCACCAACACTAACTAATATACTATCACTACCCATATAGCGATGCCATTACTACACATCCAGGTCACTAGAATTCTGATCAGTAAGTCCTGCTCTGGCTGTTCCCCCTCAATCTGTCAATTGCTATACTACTACCCACCCCATTCACTTGCCTGGCTGCAGTTCAGTCATTATTTTAGTGTATGCATAAGATTCAGCTTTCCTTTAATTAAATACAGTGGACTTCAAAGAGCTATACTTTTTTCTATTAAACTGTCTGTCATCGGCTTAAATACTGTAGCATGCTGGTAAGTGGATGAACAGAGGCAGAGAGCTGATGGTGACAGAGTTTATTATACAGTTCAATTGTCATCCTGACAAATATGAGCATCAACAATAATATCACTTACTAAATAAAGCCTGTCTGTTGGTCTGAAGCGTGTCCATCCAGTGGCCTATTTCATATTTACAGTGATAGTCATGTGACTACATCTCTACAGTCTAAAGCAGCCTCCTATCCTCTCCATCTGCACTGATCTCACAGAACTGGAcaggaaaaggaaatagagcagACTGTAGCTAAATATTTTGAAACTGGAAATTGAAGTGTTTTTTTAGGTTGTGATCAAAACATTTTCTAACTTGTGCCAACTAAACATGACCCTGCTGTTTTGTCCCATTAGTGCAGATGAAGGACAGGAATTTGGATTGGAAGGGAGGAGGCAGCTGAAGAGTACTGAGATGCAACTGTGCACAGGTGATGGGGCTGTGGCTGGTATTTACAGAGCTGGAGATGGCATGTGACAGTTCTACTGGCATGGAGAGTTGTGTATAATACAGAGGTTTGGGGTCGAGGGTTAAAAGGTGACATGGTCAAGGTGGGACAAGTTCAACAAATTCAGATGTTTTTATCTTAAATTGAGCATAAACATGAGGTCATCACTCACACTGCCACTACACACAGAATACATACTGCTATGAGTAGAGAAGCcagcatctcacacacacacacacacacacacacacacacttgcctgAGTTTAGAAAGAGGAATGGAGTATGCTACTCAGACAAAAGCTCTGTggtcacacacacagatgcgCAAAAGCACACAATCCTCACGCAGAAGAAACATTTTTTTCTGACTGAAAGGTAAATAAGCCTAAAGATTCAAGCTATGTGATTGGTGGAGATAAATCTGAGCCAGGAAGTCCTCAGGTAACTCAGTGATGAGAGGAGTTTGAGCTTACAGAATGTGATGTAATCACTTCCTGTGTGGCTCATCAGGCTGCCGTGTAGGCCAGGGGCTATGGTAGGCCTGTGTTAAATGTCTTTTCAGCATGCGCTGATGTGACATACTAGACTACGACACTGAAGAAGATAAATGAATGTATTTTTAAAGACAATATTTTCATTTTATACACAAGGTTCGCAAATGAAGTTTCCAAAGACAGCTGTAGAGCATAGAATCCTAGGATGTCAAATGGCCACCACACATCCAGCATAGCCTGCtgaccacacccacacaccctgaTTGTGGAATGAAGAAGATGGAGGGTCCTGATGGGACCTGGGGCAGGGTGCAGTAGGGAGGTGCCCTTCCCTCTCAACAGATGGGCAcacagactggagagagagggtagtcGGGGTGTGTATTCAGTCTACTGGTGGGCACACTGTACCCCTGGGCCGTGCGGCCCCCCCTCCTCATCAGAGCTATCATTGTAGGCCTCCCTTCTGGCCCccgctgacccctgacctctgacctcacagTCCTGGAGGTCAACCTCCTCTGCCTCCGACGAGATGACTGGTCCATCTGCACGCGCAGGCAGCAGGTCCTCCaactcctaaacacacacatgtaaaaCACACATTCTGTAAATTACGTACACAAAGTAAAGGTTAAGACAATGTGTGATGCACCAGACACCTTAGGCGGGCTATTTGGTTCTCAGGGGTACTCACGGTGAGTTTCTCAGGGCTGATCCAGTTGTTGTCAGGGAACAGGACATCAAACTTGATGAACAGATCGCCTTTCTCAAATGGGTTCCTGTACTGAGGCATACCCTCTCCCTTCACCACCCGGATACAACCTGACACACACGTAATGATACAAGGCAAGCAAAATAGATCAAGTTAAAGAGCGACTGCCCCTAAAAAGCAACTTCTCGTTTTGAAAACGTCCTATTTGGCATCGATAGGAGTCAGAATTATATCATGTCAAAATGTACTACAAAGTAGTATGATCATAAAATCATTCTCCAAAAAAGGCTACGTCACGGAATGAAGGGTACCGTAAGTGTTCCTTTGGTTGGGTTTATTTCAATCCTGcccacagctggcagcacacaaGTAATCATGAATTCGGACCGCAGCTGCATGCGACCTGATCGTAATGACCAAGGTCAATTTCTATTTGACATCCCTATGGGGCAAGTTAGGGAACCTTAAGTAAATTGCAGTGTACATGGGACAATATTTTAAAATGTCAATAGCTCCCAATTTGAATTATTTAAACACCTCAAACCAtctataaattgtagaaatatcGAAAGCATTTAAAAAAAGGTGTGCACCATGACAATATTGTCCCATTTTGCTATTTATTGACGGTCACTAACTAGCCCCAGAGTTAGGCTATCCGATGTCAAACCAACTTTGTCACGGTCGCACACCAGCCAGCTGAAGCTAATTGGCGAAAGAAGTTGTCTAGCACGAGCAAGCCTAAGCGACTTCAAGACACAAGACCTGGCTAGACTGTTTCAAGTTATAAGCGTAAGTGAATACTGTGTGCTGTACAAACGAGTGACTGTACAAACGCTTGCCACATCCGAACATACAGAGACAACCACATTAAACCACACCCCCAAAACATCTCTTGTTTGGCTTCAGTCATGGCTGCTGCATTTCTTAATGACCAAGCCAAAAAAACTAGGCCAAATGAGGAAGTTCAGGCCCCCTTTAAACTtgaagcggtgtgtgtgtgtgtgttgtggagtgGTGAGTGTTTACCTGGGTCTATGACCTTGCCAGGGGGATATTTGACAGCGAGCTGGCGTCCGTCGAGGTGTGTGACCGCCAGCTGAAAGCCACACAGAGCTTCCACCAGGCCGATACGCTGGGTCATGTGGAGGTCATGGCCATCACGACGGAACTCCTGCAGAACACACTCAATAATTAACATTTTATCAGTACTTTGACTCAACCTCTCTGTTCGGCAAGAGCGTTTAAGGATTTTCTCAAACTCAGGAGATGGGAATTGAGGGCCACCTTCAGAGAGGAAGCTAAAACATTTTGTCACTGGCCGGCTACCACCCAGACTCTGCCCTCCAACTTAGACTGCTGTCcgatgtacatagtcattgattCTCTGGCAGTAAGCATGCCAGTTGCAcactcaacttgagacatctgtggcattgtgttgggtGATAAcacggcacattttagagtgccttctattgttcccagcacaaggtgcacaggTGTTACGACcatgatgtttaatcagcttcttgatatgccacacctgtcaggtcgaTAGACTAtcctggcaaaggagaaatgctcactaacagggacgtaaacacATTTGGGCACCACATTTGAGAGGAAAAATATTGTGTGAAtatggacaatttctgggatcttttatttcagctcatgaaaccaaccttttacatgttgcatttatatttttgtacaaagtgaaggaaaagcagccaacgagtgctcagcatatgtggttgagataatgccaagagtgtacaaagctgtcaaggcaaagggtggctactttttcgcaaatatattttgatttgtttaacagtttttgggttactacatgactccatgtgtgttatttcagagtttgtcttcactattaattcaacaatgtagaaaatagtacaaaataaagaacacccttgaatgagtagttgtgtccaaacttttgactgatactgtaatataaatatatatacactactcaaaaaaataaagggaacactaaaataacacatcctagatctgaatgaatgaaatattcatattaaatacttttttctttacatagttgaatgtgctgacaacaaaatcacacaaaaattatcaatggaaatcaaatttatcaacccatgtaggtctggatttggagtaacactcaaaattaaagtggaaaaccacactacaggctgatccaactttgatgtaatgtccttaaaacaagtcagaatgaggctcagtagtgtgtgtggcctccacgtgcctgtatgacctccctacaacgcctgggcatactcctgatgaggtggcggatggtctcctgagggatctcctcccagacctggactgagcgcatctgggacatcatgtctcgctccatccaccaacgccacgttgcaccactgtccaggagttgacggatggagcgagacatgatgtcccagaagtgctcaattggactcaggtctggggaacgggcgggccagtccatagcatcaatgccttcctcttgcaggaactgctgacactccagccacatgaagtctagcattgtcttgcattatgaggaacccagggccaaccgcaccagcatatggtctcacaaggggtcggaggatctcatctcggtacctattGGTAGTcaagctacctctggcgagcacatggagggctgtgcagccccccaaagaaattccACCCCACAcgatgactgacccaccgccaaaccggtcatgctggtggatgttgcaggcagcagaacgttctccacagcatCTCCAGaatctgtcacgtgctcagtgtgaacctgctttcatctgtgaaggtCACAGGGCGCCAGTGACGAATTtgtcaatcttggtgttctctggctaataccaaacgtcctgcacggtgttgggctgtaagcacaacccacacctgtggacgtcgggccctcatagcACCCTCAatgagtctgtttctgaccatttgagcagagacatgcacatgtatggcctgctggaggtcattttgcagggctctggcattgctcctcctgctcctccttgcacaaaggcggaggtagcagtcctgctgctgggttgttgccctcctacggcctcctccacgtctcctgatgtactggcctgtctcctggtagcacctccatgctctggacactacgctgacagacacagcaaacctgcTTGCCACAGcgcacattgatgtgccatccttgATGAGATGCACTACcggagccacttgtgtgggttgtataattttttatatatatataatttttgggggatgtgtgtattgtttcgtattgttactgcactgttggaactagaaacataagcatttagaTGAAACTGCAATATCTGCTAAATGTGTTTGCAACCAACAAAATTAGATTGAGAATTTCTGAACACTGAGTGGTTTCCTGAGCAGTTTATTTCAATCTTTGAGTACTCTCTGCTACAGTGTGTGTGCATTTTACCTCATGCTCCTTCTCCTGTAGGACCAGTAGGATGTCTCCAGGCTCAGTGCCTGGGGCTTGGTCAGCCTCTCCAGTGAAGCTTATTTTCTGGCCATGCCTCATGCCTTTATCAACATGGACCTCCAACAGCTTGGTCTCCTTGTTCACCTTACGACCTTCACACTTCTTACAGCGGTCCTTCTCACTAATCACCTCCCCTATACAAAACACAAACAGATTAGTTTcctaacaaaaaaaacatttttatagtGTATTCATTATTGCagaccacgtgtgtgtgtgtgtgtgtgtgtgtgtgtgtgtgtgtgtgtgtgtgtgtgtgtgtgtgtgtgtggtcctacCCTCTCCGTTGCAGTCTGTGCAGACTGACTGCATCTGTTGGACCATGCCAGGAGCCAGCTGTCTGATCATGATCCTCATGCCTCTCCCTCTGCAGGCCACACACTTCTGCACCGCCCCCGCCTTACCCCCGGCActggagacagaccagagagaggagagtcaagTATCACATTAAACAATATATATCTCatgttaaaggggcaatcagcaatCACACCTACATTCATTTTTGGActtgtacccattgattctaaAATATTATAACTTATAAATTAACTTTGTTCAATTGTCATATCCCATCACAACCCAAAATATAACCTTGTTTTTCAAACAAAGTGAACAAACGGTATACAGCTTCAAAATATGGTAAAAACTATACATTTTTATATCATGAATGTTTAGTCCTGCATCCATCTGTCCACTAAAGATAtttatacagaacaaaaataaaacggaacgtgttggtcccatgtttcaaaaCCTTTCCAGGTGCATAAAAAGCTTACTTCTCTCAATTTTTTTGaagaaatgtgtttacatccttgttagtgagcatttctccttttccaagataatccatcctgacaggtgtggcatatcaagaagctgattaaacagcctgatcattacacaggtgaaccttgtgctgggtacaataaaagACCACTAAAAATTAgcatttttgtcacacaacacaatgccacagatgtctcaagttgatggagcttgcaattggcatgctactGCAGGTAtatccaccagagttgttgccagataaattaacattaaattatctacCATAAGCTACCAACGTCAATTTAGATCatttgacagtacgtccaactggcctcacaaccgcagaccacatgtaaccacgtcagcccaggacgTCCACaaccggcttcttcacctgcgggattgtctgagaccagccaaccaGACATCTGATGAGGGTTTgaacaaccaaagaatttctgcacaaattgtcagaaaccgtctcaaggaagctcatcgtcctcaccagggtcttgacccgaTTGCAGTTGGCGTCGTAACCAACATCTATGggtaaatgctcaccttcgatagcCACTGGAGAAGTCTGCTCTTCACAGAtcaatcccggtttcaactggtACCATGAAAATGGCACACAAGCGTGTATGAtgtcatgtgggcgagcggtttgctgatgtcagcgtCGTAAACAGAGTGCCTCATGTTGATGCTGGGTTTATGGTATGGGCAAGCATAAGCtgcagacaacgaacacaattgcctTTTTTTTATTGATGAgattttgaatgcacagagatatcgtGACAAAATCCTAAGGCCCATTGTCATGTCATTCACCCGcccccatcacctcatgtttcagcatgataatgcacggcctcaTGTCGCAGGTATctgcacacaattcctggaagctggaaatgtcccagttcttctatgGTCTGCATAcacacccattgagcatgtttgggatgctctagattgacgtgtatgacagcctatccagttcccaccaatatccatcAAATCcgcacaaccattgaagaggagtgggacaacgttccacaggccacaaacaacagcctgatcaactctatgcgacagagatgtgtcgcgctgaatgagacaaatggtggtcacaccagatacagactggttttctgatccacaccccctACCAACCCActtggtatctgtgaccaacagatacatatgTCAGAGTATGTGAGCGGAATTGAAAATGGAAATCCCACTCATGGGGCGCACCATGTCCTTTCCGACTGCTCTGACAAAAACCGCTCCGAGCTCCAAAAAACACCCATCTATTTCTGTAACGACCTGGacctttcatttattttttaagttttgaaaccaaaccatatgatttgaatgaaaagtattttAATAAACATTAAAAGGTGAATGTAAGTGCTCAGAACTTCAAATAGGCTACACGTCATTAAAACAGCATATAAAACactaaataggtcaggagccagacaaGCCTAAGAAGGAACAAAAATGAAT from Oncorhynchus masou masou isolate Uvic2021 chromosome 22, UVic_Omas_1.1, whole genome shotgun sequence harbors:
- the dnaja2b gene encoding dnaJ homolog subfamily A member 2b, with translation MANVVDTKLYDILGVSPSASENDLKKAYRKLAKEFHPDKNPDAGDKFKEISFAYEVLTNPEKKELYDRYGEQGLREGGGGGAGMDDIFSHIFGGGLFGFMGGQGRGGGGRNGGRRRGEDMVHPLKVSLEDLYNGKTTKLQLSKNVLCASCNGAGGKAGAVQKCVACRGRGMRIMIRQLAPGMVQQMQSVCTDCNGEGEVISEKDRCKKCEGRKVNKETKLLEVHVDKGMRHGQKISFTGEADQAPGTEPGDILLVLQEKEHEEFRRDGHDLHMTQRIGLVEALCGFQLAVTHLDGRQLAVKYPPGKVIDPGCIRVVKGEGMPQYRNPFEKGDLFIKFDVLFPDNNWISPEKLTELEDLLPARADGPVISSEAEEVDLQDCEVRGQGSAGARREAYNDSSDEEGGPHGPGVQCAHQ